A region from the Onychostoma macrolepis isolate SWU-2019 chromosome 18, ASM1243209v1, whole genome shotgun sequence genome encodes:
- the LOC131524905 gene encoding extracellular calcium-sensing receptor-like, translating to MGITLNICLYLSFNFIAAASILRSGTCQLQGHFRLNGMYQDGDVIFGGLFEVDFLTVFPELSFRTEPEPPYCEQFDMESFQQAQTMAFAIDEINKNPNLLPNITLGYHLYDNCVMLGMAFRAAISLASGTEESFSNLNCTGPPPVIGIVGDSSSTVSIAISSILGLFRVPIVSHYATCSCLSDRKKYPSFFRTIPSDAFQVRAMVQILKYFGWTWVGLIYSDDDYGVYAAQSFQQEMQLFGGCVAFSEILPHDNNPRDIQHITEVIQASTASVVVVFSTPSFLIPLIDEVVLQNMTGRQWIASEAWATSFVHHTPRLLPFLKGTIGIAIRRGEIQGLNDFLLRLRPRNDPKNNMLRIFWENMFRCSFETRRGETDGEQVKKVCTGQEDLSITNTPYTDVSELRASYNVYKAVYALAHALHNLMQCEEGRGPFSGNGCADITNLKPWQLVHYLQKVNFTTGFGDHVSFDKNGDALAIYDVLNWQLSSDGMIRVQTVGVVNEEATTGMVLILNDDALYWNFEPKKPPRSVCSESCPPGTRRATRKGFPVCCFDCLPCGDGEISNTTDAIKCIVCPDEFWSNPYKDLCVPKEVEYLSYEDPLGISLTTASLLGACFCGLVMIVFALHRNTPIVRANNSELSFLLLLSLKLCFLCVLLFIGRPQLWTCQLRHAVFGISFVLCISSILVKTMVVIAVFKSSRPEGKGAMKWFGAVQQRCTVLVLTAIQVVICAVWLSTASPTPHKNNQYTRSKIVYECAIGSVAGFSMLLAYIGLLAAVSFLLAFLARNLPDNFNEAKFITFSMLIFCAVWIAFVPAYVSSPGKYAVAVEIFAILASSFGLLVAIFAPKCYIILLRPERNTKKAIMGRETQKK from the exons ATGGGGATCACTCTGAAcatctgtctgtatctgtcttTTAACTTTATTGCGGCAGCTTCGATACTCAGATCAGGAACCTGTCAGCTACAGGGACACTTCAGGTTGAATGGAATGTACCAGGATGGTGATGTTATATTTGGAGGCCTGTTTGAGGTTGATTTCCTCACAGTGTTCCCAGAGTTGAGCTTCCGAACAGAGCCGGAACCACCATACTGTGAGCA atttgatATGGAAAGCTTCCAGCAGGCACAGACAATGGCTTTCGCAATAGATGAGATCAATAAGAATCCAAACCTACTGCCTAACATCACTCTTGGTTACCATCTTTATGACAACTGTGTGATGCTAGGAATGGCATTCCGGGCTGCCATATCCTTGGCTAGTGGAACAGAGGAGTCCTTCTCTAACCTAAACTGCACTGGCCCGCCACCAGTGATTGGAATTGTGGGAGATTCAAGTTCAACTGTTTCCATTGCAATTTCAAGCATTCTGGGGCTGTTTCGAGTACCtata GTTAGTCATTACGCCACCTGCTCCTGTTTGAGTGATAGGAAAAAGTACCCCTCTTTCTTCAGAACAATCCCCAGTGATGCCTTCCAGGTGCGGGCTATGGTTCAgatcttaaaatattttggatgGACCTGGGTTGGTCTCATCTACAGTGATGATGACTATGGCGTCTATGCTGCTCAGTCCTTTCAGCAGGAAATGCAGCTGTTTGGAGGTTGTGTTGCTTTTTCTGAAATCCTGCCCCATGATAACAACCCCAGAGATATTCAGCATATAACAGAAGTGATTCAGGCCTCTACTGCTAGTGTGGTGGTTGTTTTTTCCACTCCATCCTTTTTGATACCTTTAATAGATGAGGTGGTGTTGCAGAACATGACAGGCAGGCAGTGGATTGCGAGTGAAGCTTGGGCCACATCTTTTGTACACCACACTCCACGTTTACTGCCCTTCCTGAAGGGCACAATAGGCATCGCAATTAGGCGTGGAGAAATCCAGGGTCTTAATGATTTTCTGTTACGTCTCCGTCCCAGAAATGATCCAAAAAATAATATGTTGAGGATCTTTTGGGAGAACATGTTTAGATGCAGTTTTGAAACTAGGCGTGGAGAGACAGATGGAGAGCAAGTGAAAAAGGTGTGTAcaggacaggaggatctgagcATCACAAACACACCATACACTGATGTTTCAGAGCTAAGGGCCTCTTATAATGTCTATAAGGCAGTTTATGCCCTGGCACATGCACTTCATAACCTAATGCAGTGTGAGGAGGGGAGAGGACCATTCAGTGGGAATGGCTGTGCCGACATAACAAACCTGAAACCCTGGCAG CTGGTTCACTACCTACAAAAGGTGAACTTCACCACAGGATTTGGGGATCATGTGTCATTTGATAAGAATGGAGATGCTCTGGCCATTTATGATGTGCTGAACTGGCAGCTGAGCTCTGATGGAATGATAAGGGTTCAAACAGTTGGTGTAGTAAATGAAGAGGCGACAACAGGGATGGTGCTCATATTGAATGATGATGCACTATATTGGAACTTCGAGccaaaaaaa CCCCCAAGGTCTGTGTGCAGTGAGAGCTGCCCCCCAGGAACTAGGCGAGCCACAAGAAAAGGCTTTCCTGTCTGCTGTTTTGATTGCCTGCCATGTGGAGATGGAGAGATTTCTAATACAACAG ATGCCATTAAGTGCATAGTGTGTCCAGATGAGTTCTGGTCAAATCCATATAAAGATCTGTGTGTCCCCAAAGAAGTAGAGTATCTATCCTACGAGGATCCTCTGGGCATCTCTCTGACCACTGCTTCCCTGCTTGGTGCCTGCTTCTGTGGTCTTGTGATGATCGTCTTCGCTCTTCATCGTAACACTCCCATAGTACGTGCCAACAATTCAGAGCTCAGCTTCCTGCTGCTGTTGTCACTCAAACTGTGTTTCCTGTGTGTGCTGCTGTTCATTGGCCGGCCGCAATTGTGGACGTGCCAGTTAAGACATGCTGTGTTTGGTATAAGCTTTGTCCTGTGCATCTCCAGCATCCTGGTTAAGACTATGGTGGTAATAGCTGTGTTCAAGTCATCTCGACCTGAGGGTAAAGGGGCAATGAAATGGTTTGGAGCAGTTCAACAAAGATGCACAGTTCTGGTCCTAACAGCCATCCAGGTTGTGATATGTGCAGTCTGGCTATCAACTGCCTCTCCAACACCCCATAAAAACAACCAGTATACTCGCTCTAAAATAGTATATGAATGTGCTATAGGCTCAGTGGCTGGCTTTTCTATGCTGCTGGCATATATTGGATTGTTGGCAGCAGTAAGCTTCTTGTTAGCCTTCCTGGCAAGAAATCTTCCAGATAATTTTAATGAAGCAAAGTTCATCACTTTTAGCATGCTGATCTTCTGTGCTGTGTGGATTGCATTTGTTCCAGCATATGTGAGCTCACCAGGGAAATATGCAGTGGCTGTAGAGATATTTGCCATTTTAGCTTCTAGTTTTGGATTACTGGTGGCCATATTTGCCCCTAAATGCTACATCATCCTTTTACGTCCAGAGAGAAACACTAAAAAAGCCATCATGGGaagagaaacacaaaagaaatag